The DNA sequence ATCACTTAGCCCGCTACTTAGGGTTAAATCGTCGTTTTTGGTTGATGTTGGCGATCCTCGCGTCACCTTTGGTGGCGGTTATCATCATGCTTTTAGTGTGGATAGTTAAACTTTTGGGCCCCAATCACAATAAGGAGTAGCGCTTGAAAGCGATAAAAATAGGCTTAGCAGTGGCGTGTTTGGTTGTGATCCTCGGTGCACTTGCTATGACAGCGTGTACAACGAACGGGCAGAACAGTGAATTACAGCCGGCGCATTACGACGGAGATGGTTTTAAAAATCCGCATTTAGGTGCCATAGATAAGAGCTTTTTTAAGTTTTTGAAGGTTCGCTTTTTTGGCGATATGGTTTGGGCCGATCATGCTTCACTGGCAGATACAGTGCCAGTTCAACCATTTAAAACGTTTGTAGAAGGGCCTATAACCGATTCAATAGAAGTGACATGGCTGGGCCACTCGACCTTTGTTATTCGCATTGAAGATAAGGTGATTTTGACTGACCCTATGTTTTCTGATCGCGCTTCCCCAGTAAGTTTTGCTGGACCTGAGCGTTACGTGCCACACGCGATGGATTATTCGGTTTTGCATACTGCATTACCGCAAATTGACGCGGTGGTGATTTCTCACAACCACTATGATCATTTAGACGAGGCGAGTATTGCTTTACTGGGAAACAAAACTCGCTACCTAGTGCCATTAAAATTGGGGGCTTGGTTTGAGGATGTTGGAATTGACGCTAACAAAATAACTGAGTTTGATTGGTGGCAGGAGCAAACCATTAATGGAATAAAAGTGCAGGCGCTGCCTTCTCAACATTGGTCTGCTCGAGGCTTGTTTGACCGCAATAAAACCTTGTGGGCAAGCTGGGCCATCACTGTGAACGACCAAACGATTTGGTTTGCTGGCGATACGGGTTACAACCAATTCGACTTTAATCAAATAGGTGCACGCTTGGCACAACCCATAAATTTGGCATTAATTCCGATCGGAGCGTACGAACCGCGTGACTTTATGGGACCTCAACACGTCAATCCCAATGAAGCGGTTCAAATTTATCAAGACATAGGTGCTAAAAAAGCAATTGGCATGCACTGGGGGACCTTCCCCTTGACCGCGGAAACACCGATTAGACCGATTGAAGATTTGGCTGAAGCCTTACATCAAAAACAGGTGTCGAGTTCGGATTTTATAACGATGAAAATAGGCCAAACAATTGTTTTAAAAGATAACAATTTTATTGACGAATAGGCCTGTTGCAGACTACAAATAGCTCTTTATGTTGTGCCTTTAACAATGGTTTAGCGACAACATGGGAGAACGATTTCTTGGAGAAAGATTTGGCAACTCAACACACACCTTCAAATTTAGAAGCACATGGTGACAATAATATAAACCTAGCGGCCATAGGTGGCTTGCTGTTAGTCGTGGCGGTTGTTGCCGCAATGATCATTAAAAACTCTGGGCTAGCTGCTTGGTACGACGCATTTTTGAATATTAAAGGTGTCGTCAAAGTGGGTGAGATAGGCGTCG is a window from the Psychrosphaera ytuae genome containing:
- a CDS encoding MBL fold metallo-hydrolase, translated to MKAIKIGLAVACLVVILGALAMTACTTNGQNSELQPAHYDGDGFKNPHLGAIDKSFFKFLKVRFFGDMVWADHASLADTVPVQPFKTFVEGPITDSIEVTWLGHSTFVIRIEDKVILTDPMFSDRASPVSFAGPERYVPHAMDYSVLHTALPQIDAVVISHNHYDHLDEASIALLGNKTRYLVPLKLGAWFEDVGIDANKITEFDWWQEQTINGIKVQALPSQHWSARGLFDRNKTLWASWAITVNDQTIWFAGDTGYNQFDFNQIGARLAQPINLALIPIGAYEPRDFMGPQHVNPNEAVQIYQDIGAKKAIGMHWGTFPLTAETPIRPIEDLAEALHQKQVSSSDFITMKIGQTIVLKDNNFIDE